In the genome of Flavobacterium panacagri, one region contains:
- a CDS encoding glycoside hydrolase family 2 protein: protein MKKRHFNRFSIFALFVLFLICLSGSAQTKKNINDNWLYLENPTSNLSEAQKNQNWVSLHLPHTWNAEDATDLNPGYRRDASWYQKKLNITQIDKNSVYSLYFEGSNVTTKVYVNGKEAGSHIGGYIGFSIDITNLIKEGNNDIFVRVDNSYDIEIIPSQKSDFFIYGGITRDVWLVSKYKNHIENLKITTPEVSAKKASVQIVSSFVNPDNSKDLSLTVTLKNPKGKKVASKTIPISDKTATITFENIKNPELWDTEKPNLYKLTAVLSEKNQIRDSISEKVGFRWFEFKDHEPFYLNGKRLLIRGTHRHEEQAGVGAAMTNEQHWADMKSIKDMGANFVRLAHYPQDPEIYKACDELGLLVWDELPWCRGGIGNEVWKTNAKNMLAEIINQNYNHPSIIIWSLGNEINWLPDFPDGDNADKTNVFLNELNDIAHKLDPTRKTAIRKYYEGSHIVDVFSPSIWSGWYSGSYKSYQKAIDVYKKEYKHFIHAEYGGDSHVGRHSENPVTGENVIKSEGWEEAIVQTKVANIAQIGDWSENYIVDLFDWHLHVSENDPTFVGNIQWAFKDFATPLRPEDDIPYMNQKGLTDRNGNPKDAYYVFKSYWAKEPFTYIESHTWTERQGPENTPRTISVFSNCEKVTLFHDGKNLGEKQRNIALYPACGLTWDVNFKKGENILLAIGKNKDGKTVSDTLKVNYRFTKNDTASSLQLSAEKLKNGNYLVTAIAIDNNNLRCLDYEESVYFQCLKGGKTLKNQGTPTGSESIRMANGKASIEVIPDGSSNPIEMTALNQSFKGEYLRIPVN from the coding sequence ATGAAAAAACGACATTTTAATAGATTTTCAATTTTTGCGCTTTTTGTTTTGTTTCTAATTTGTCTGAGCGGTTCTGCTCAGACAAAAAAGAACATTAATGACAATTGGCTGTATTTAGAAAATCCTACCTCAAATCTTAGCGAAGCTCAGAAAAATCAAAACTGGGTTTCTTTACATTTACCGCATACTTGGAATGCCGAAGATGCAACCGATTTAAATCCAGGTTATCGTCGTGATGCAAGCTGGTATCAGAAGAAATTAAATATCACACAGATTGACAAAAACAGTGTTTATTCTTTATACTTTGAAGGTTCCAATGTGACTACAAAAGTATACGTAAACGGAAAAGAAGCTGGAAGTCATATTGGAGGTTATATTGGATTTTCCATCGATATTACCAACCTCATTAAAGAAGGAAACAATGATATTTTTGTTCGAGTGGATAATAGTTATGACATCGAAATTATTCCATCACAAAAAAGCGATTTTTTTATTTACGGAGGAATAACACGTGATGTCTGGTTGGTTTCAAAGTACAAAAATCATATAGAGAATTTAAAGATTACAACTCCAGAAGTTTCGGCTAAAAAAGCCTCAGTTCAAATTGTATCTTCATTTGTAAATCCCGACAATTCAAAAGATTTATCATTAACGGTAACGCTAAAAAATCCGAAGGGAAAAAAAGTAGCTAGTAAAACGATTCCAATCTCAGATAAAACTGCAACAATTACTTTTGAAAACATCAAAAACCCAGAACTTTGGGATACAGAAAAACCGAATTTATATAAACTAACAGCTGTCTTATCAGAAAAAAATCAGATTAGAGATAGTATTTCCGAAAAAGTAGGATTTAGATGGTTTGAATTTAAAGATCATGAGCCGTTTTACCTTAACGGAAAACGTTTATTAATTCGTGGTACACATCGCCATGAAGAGCAAGCTGGGGTTGGTGCCGCAATGACAAACGAACAGCATTGGGCAGATATGAAATCCATCAAAGATATGGGTGCCAATTTTGTACGTTTAGCGCATTATCCGCAGGATCCTGAAATTTACAAAGCTTGTGACGAACTTGGACTTTTGGTTTGGGACGAACTGCCTTGGTGTCGCGGTGGCATTGGTAATGAGGTTTGGAAAACGAATGCCAAAAATATGCTGGCAGAAATAATCAATCAAAATTACAACCATCCGAGTATTATTATCTGGTCTTTAGGAAACGAAATCAACTGGCTTCCTGATTTTCCTGATGGCGATAATGCCGATAAAACCAACGTTTTTTTAAACGAATTAAACGACATTGCACATAAACTTGATCCAACTAGAAAAACAGCGATTAGAAAATATTATGAAGGCTCACATATTGTAGATGTCTTCTCTCCATCGATATGGTCTGGCTGGTACTCTGGAAGTTATAAAAGCTATCAAAAAGCAATTGATGTCTACAAAAAAGAATACAAACATTTTATTCACGCTGAATATGGCGGAGACAGCCATGTTGGACGTCACAGCGAAAATCCTGTAACAGGGGAAAATGTTATAAAATCTGAAGGCTGGGAAGAAGCCATTGTGCAGACCAAAGTGGCTAACATTGCTCAAATTGGAGACTGGAGTGAAAATTATATTGTTGACTTATTTGACTGGCATTTGCATGTATCCGAAAATGATCCAACATTTGTGGGTAATATTCAATGGGCCTTTAAGGATTTTGCAACACCATTACGTCCAGAAGATGACATTCCGTACATGAATCAAAAAGGACTCACAGACAGAAACGGGAATCCGAAAGATGCTTATTATGTTTTTAAAAGCTATTGGGCAAAAGAACCTTTCACTTATATAGAATCGCATACTTGGACAGAACGTCAAGGCCCTGAAAATACGCCGAGAACTATCAGTGTTTTTAGTAATTGTGAGAAAGTAACTTTATTTCATGACGGAAAAAATCTTGGCGAAAAGCAAAGAAATATTGCTCTCTATCCTGCATGTGGCTTAACTTGGGATGTTAATTTCAAAAAAGGAGAAAACATTTTGCTTGCCATTGGTAAAAACAAAGATGGAAAAACGGTTTCTGATACTCTAAAAGTTAATTATCGTTTTACTAAAAATGATACGGCTTCTTCTTTACAATTATCAGCTGAAAAATTAAAGAATGGAAATTATTTAGTAACGGCTATTGCTATTGACAACAATAATTTACGCTGTTTAGATTATGAAGAAAGCGTTTATTTCCAATGTTTAAAAGGTGGAAAAACTTTAAAAAACCAAGGAACTCCAACAGGAAGTGAATCCATCAGAATGGCAAATGGAAAAGCATCCATAGAAGTGATTCCTGATGGTTCAAGTAATCCGATTGAAATGACGGCATTGAACCAAAGTTTTAAAGGGGAATATTTGAGGATTCCTGTGAATTAG
- a CDS encoding winged helix-turn-helix transcriptional regulator, which produces MGKRKENSTNMLNENYIVESCNLTYAVCKIGGRWKLLILCKLENGKLRFSELRNQIKGITERMLTLQLRELEKEGLIKRTVYAEVPPRVDYELTEIAKELVPIWNQLSNWGAKHKEILLSSVSSSI; this is translated from the coding sequence ATGGGAAAAAGAAAAGAAAATTCAACTAATATGTTGAATGAGAACTATATTGTAGAAAGCTGTAATTTAACTTATGCAGTATGTAAAATAGGAGGAAGATGGAAGTTGTTAATCCTTTGCAAGCTTGAAAATGGAAAATTACGTTTCAGTGAATTACGCAATCAAATAAAAGGCATTACAGAACGTATGCTGACCCTTCAGTTAAGAGAGCTTGAAAAAGAAGGTTTGATTAAAAGAACAGTTTATGCAGAAGTTCCTCCAAGAGTAGATTATGAGTTAACCGAAATTGCTAAAGAATTAGTTCCTATATGGAATCAATTGAGTAATTGGGGAGCAAAACATAAGGAAATCCTATTATCATCAGTTTCTTCTTCTATATAA
- a CDS encoding MFS transporter, producing the protein MKKYAYIGCLGFIAVITTEFGVIGILPQIAEHYNLSIDKAGMLLSAFALVIALTGPFMTLLTSGFDRKKIMIASIITFLFTGIISSFSPPFWLLMLVRILPAFLQPVYIATALSVAISVGSKKQENELMSIVFSGVAIAMVSTVPFATWLASIFSWQYSFMIQSLVSIIALLVIYFFLPKMPVTEKKSYSSQLKILTQPIFIISTAMNFFMIAAWFSTYSYFAEYLNKAKGMDNTMVSYMLFIFGIIGVIANRVSGKMLNKNIANTTALFLSGTIIIPLLLYFSGSNTIAIIFVVALWGFLYSPSFLNASTYMISSAPDSLEFANSLATSFGNMGVTIGTTFGGWIIVTKGVQYTPWLTMVFGMLAFLMILLRKYLERNKPIVVN; encoded by the coding sequence ATGAAAAAATACGCGTACATCGGATGTTTAGGTTTTATTGCCGTTATTACTACAGAATTTGGTGTGATTGGTATTCTGCCTCAGATCGCTGAACATTATAATTTAAGTATTGATAAAGCTGGAATGCTGCTCAGTGCCTTTGCTTTAGTAATTGCCTTAACAGGCCCTTTCATGACTTTACTTACTTCAGGTTTTGATCGTAAAAAAATAATGATTGCATCAATAATTACTTTTCTTTTTACAGGAATTATTTCATCATTTTCTCCACCCTTTTGGTTACTGATGCTGGTTCGAATACTTCCCGCATTTTTACAGCCTGTTTATATTGCCACAGCTTTATCAGTAGCCATTTCTGTAGGTAGTAAAAAACAGGAAAATGAACTCATGAGTATTGTTTTTAGCGGCGTTGCAATTGCGATGGTTTCTACAGTTCCATTTGCTACTTGGTTAGCCAGCATCTTTTCTTGGCAATATTCTTTTATGATTCAGTCTCTAGTAAGCATTATAGCTCTGCTCGTAATCTATTTCTTTTTACCAAAAATGCCAGTTACAGAAAAAAAGTCTTATTCTAGTCAACTGAAAATACTAACGCAACCTATTTTTATTATAAGCACAGCTATGAATTTCTTTATGATAGCCGCCTGGTTCTCAACTTACAGTTATTTTGCCGAATATTTGAATAAAGCCAAAGGAATGGACAATACAATGGTAAGTTATATGCTTTTTATATTTGGAATAATAGGTGTCATTGCTAATCGTGTATCTGGTAAAATGCTAAACAAAAATATAGCCAATACAACTGCCCTGTTTTTATCCGGAACTATCATTATTCCTCTATTATTATATTTTTCTGGTTCAAATACAATTGCTATCATTTTTGTGGTGGCACTTTGGGGATTTTTATATTCTCCGAGTTTTCTTAATGCCTCAACTTACATGATTTCATCAGCACCTGATTCATTAGAATTTGCGAACAGTCTTGCTACTTCATTTGGAAATATGGGAGTTACTATAGGCACAACATTTGGAGGATGGATTATAGTTACTAAAGGTGTTCAATATACACCCTGGCTTACTATGGTATTTGGTATGCTAGCGTTTTTAATGATTCTGTTGCGGAAATATTTAGAAAGAAATAAACCCATTGTTGTAAACTGA
- a CDS encoding DUF2911 domain-containing protein, which translates to MKKLCLLAVTLFAAITVQAQDVVKFAPLDASPVDISYFPNKAVKFKKTDNPNPVVKVTYARPSAKGRTIFGDVVKFGEVWRVGANENTEIKFYKDVTIGGKKVPAGYYSLFVIPEKDKWTVIINKELDLWGGYAYDESKDVVRVSVPVKPVSTPIEALSIAFTTEGNIANLVIGWDKTTAELPITVK; encoded by the coding sequence ATGAAAAAATTATGTTTATTGGCAGTTACTTTATTTGCTGCCATTACAGTTCAGGCACAAGATGTGGTAAAATTTGCTCCTCTTGATGCAAGTCCAGTTGATATTTCTTATTTCCCAAACAAAGCAGTTAAATTCAAAAAAACAGACAATCCAAATCCGGTTGTTAAAGTTACTTACGCAAGACCTTCTGCAAAAGGAAGAACTATTTTTGGTGATGTAGTAAAATTTGGAGAAGTTTGGAGAGTTGGTGCTAATGAAAATACAGAAATTAAATTCTACAAAGACGTAACAATCGGCGGTAAAAAAGTTCCTGCGGGATACTACAGTTTATTTGTAATACCTGAAAAAGATAAATGGACAGTAATCATCAACAAAGAATTAGACTTGTGGGGTGGTTATGCTTATGATGAAAGCAAAGACGTTGTAAGAGTTTCTGTTCCTGTTAAGCCAGTTTCTACTCCAATCGAGGCTTTATCAATTGCTTTTACTACTGAGGGCAACATTGCAAATCTTGTGATTGGCTGGGATAAAACAACTGCTGAATTACCAATTACGGTTAAATAA
- a CDS encoding xanthine dehydrogenase family protein molybdopterin-binding subunit, with protein sequence MSKTSNINRVDGFAKVTGSATYSAEYKTPGVVYGCLVGSTIAKGRIKSIDTKKAEWAPGVLAVITHLNVDKPTGYQKAKDKRNFGQPLQIFKDDSVLYYDQPIALVIADTFERMQYAASLIKADYFKEEHSTDLQKAADKEKKIDTEKGNDYHRGEHDGYKNAAVVLETEYTIPTEVHNPMELANIIAKWDGNKPTLYTKSQGVEGTRRSVAGVFDVPVEDVSVFSEYLGGAFGMGLHTWPYEIAALMGAKKLNRPVKLVLHREQMFTNVGFRPFTIQKMGLGATKAGKLTGLTHEAVAMTSSYEDFMEGTVNMSRFIYDCANVSTRYRIVPLDTCTPIWMRGPGEATGSFALECAMDEMAYKLNLDPIEFRKLNYAEKDQEQNKPWSSKYLLECYEGGMERIGWKNRKNEPGSVKEGNWLVGYGMGTGTFGCYRSPTSVKAKFLPDGNLLLQCSVNDMGPGTATMMTAIGAEITGFPAENIIIEMGKSGLPKGPTQGGSATTSSVGSAVHDACNLLVSKAVGLASETSTFKGIPITELTFENGVISSKKNNSKSVTLASLLTANKLDELAVENLSKADEEAKKYSIYSFSVHFVKVLVNPNLGKIRLAHVVSCADIGTVINQKTSAGQMFGGAVGGIGMGLMEALEIDHRFGRPINNNFADYHVPVNADIEKQEVFFVNKKDPISNPMGTKGLGETALVGMAPAIANAVFNATGKRVRDLPITLDKIIETIKV encoded by the coding sequence ATGAGCAAGACAAGTAATATTAATAGAGTTGACGGATTTGCTAAAGTAACGGGGTCTGCAACATATTCTGCTGAATACAAAACACCTGGAGTGGTTTATGGCTGTTTGGTAGGAAGTACTATTGCTAAAGGAAGAATCAAGAGTATTGATACTAAAAAAGCAGAATGGGCACCTGGAGTATTAGCTGTCATTACCCATTTGAATGTAGATAAACCTACAGGATATCAAAAGGCAAAAGACAAACGTAATTTTGGGCAGCCATTACAAATTTTTAAAGATGACTCAGTATTATACTACGATCAGCCAATTGCACTGGTTATTGCAGATACTTTTGAGCGCATGCAATATGCAGCGAGTTTGATTAAAGCAGATTATTTTAAAGAAGAACATTCAACAGATCTTCAAAAAGCAGCTGATAAAGAGAAAAAAATAGATACTGAAAAAGGTAATGATTACCATCGTGGCGAACATGACGGTTATAAAAATGCAGCAGTAGTTTTAGAAACAGAATACACGATTCCGACAGAAGTTCACAATCCAATGGAATTAGCCAATATCATTGCAAAATGGGACGGAAATAAACCTACTTTATATACCAAAAGTCAAGGTGTAGAAGGAACCCGTAGAAGTGTGGCTGGTGTTTTTGATGTTCCAGTGGAAGATGTTTCGGTGTTTTCAGAATATCTGGGCGGGGCATTTGGAATGGGATTACATACCTGGCCTTATGAAATCGCTGCTTTGATGGGCGCAAAGAAACTAAATCGTCCAGTAAAATTGGTTTTGCATCGTGAACAAATGTTTACTAATGTTGGTTTCAGACCTTTTACAATTCAGAAAATGGGTCTTGGAGCTACAAAAGCAGGAAAACTAACAGGTTTAACTCATGAAGCTGTTGCGATGACTTCCAGTTATGAAGATTTCATGGAAGGAACTGTAAACATGTCCCGATTTATTTATGATTGTGCCAATGTTTCGACACGTTACAGAATTGTACCATTAGACACTTGTACACCAATCTGGATGCGTGGGCCGGGAGAAGCAACCGGTTCGTTTGCGTTGGAATGCGCAATGGATGAAATGGCATATAAATTAAATTTGGATCCAATTGAATTCCGCAAACTAAATTATGCGGAAAAAGATCAGGAGCAGAATAAACCTTGGAGCAGTAAATACCTTCTAGAATGTTATGAAGGCGGAATGGAACGCATTGGCTGGAAAAATCGTAAAAATGAACCAGGTTCAGTTAAAGAAGGAAACTGGCTTGTAGGTTACGGAATGGGAACAGGAACTTTTGGCTGTTACAGAAGTCCAACTTCAGTAAAAGCAAAATTTTTACCTGACGGAAATTTATTACTGCAATGCAGTGTAAACGATATGGGGCCAGGAACCGCGACCATGATGACAGCAATTGGTGCTGAAATTACAGGATTTCCTGCTGAAAATATAATCATTGAAATGGGAAAAAGCGGACTGCCTAAAGGCCCAACTCAAGGAGGGTCGGCTACGACTTCATCGGTGGGTTCTGCAGTACACGATGCTTGTAATTTATTAGTCAGTAAAGCGGTCGGATTAGCGAGTGAAACTTCAACATTTAAGGGAATTCCTATTACAGAGTTGACTTTTGAAAATGGAGTAATTTCGTCTAAGAAGAACAATTCAAAAAGCGTTACATTAGCCTCTTTGTTAACAGCGAATAAATTAGACGAACTGGCGGTAGAAAATCTTTCAAAGGCAGATGAAGAAGCTAAGAAATATTCCATTTATTCTTTTTCTGTACATTTTGTGAAAGTTTTGGTAAATCCGAATTTGGGTAAAATACGATTGGCACATGTGGTTTCTTGTGCTGATATTGGAACGGTTATCAATCAGAAAACGTCTGCCGGACAAATGTTTGGCGGTGCGGTAGGAGGAATCGGAATGGGGTTGATGGAAGCTTTAGAAATCGATCATCGTTTTGGTCGTCCAATCAATAATAATTTTGCTGATTATCATGTTCCTGTAAATGCTGATATAGAAAAACAAGAAGTTTTCTTTGTTAATAAAAAAGATCCTATTAGTAATCCAATGGGAACAAAAGGATTAGGAGAAACTGCTTTGGTTGGAATGGCACCTGCAATTGCAAATGCTGTTTTTAATGCAACTGGAAAACGAGTGCGAGATTTACCAATTACATTAGATAAAATTATAGAAACCATTAAGGTTTAA
- a CDS encoding glycoside hydrolase family 2 protein: MKKILTFLFLASLTIGQSQNLISNVSNRNTTSLNGVWNYIIDPYQTGFYSFHLDQYDKQEKPAKGAFFNNYHAENKQELVEYDFDKSPTITIPGDWNSQVPELKYYEGNVWFKKSFDYTLKDKKRLFLYLGAINYKADVYLNGKKLGTHEGGFTPFNYEVTSIVKPTGNYLVIKVDNTRHKEDVPTVNTDWWNYGGITRDVTLIEEEASFIEDYTIQLKKGNANVISGFIKINNLDASKNQVSIYIPELKISFKGKADKQGILNFEIPAKKISYWSPENPKLYDVNIDFNGKKLNDQIGFRTIETKEDKILLNGKPVFLRGISIHEENAKGGRANSQEDALRLLNWAKELGCNYVRLAHYPHNENMVREADKMGLMVWEEIPVYWTVEFKNESTYKNAQDQLTAAITRDKNRASIVIWSMANETPVSDARNTFITNLVNHTKSLDDTRLISAALLTHNGKIDDEIGKSLDIIAFNQYLGWYGGNLENAEKTFWTTPYNKPVFVSEFGGDAKAGFHGEKNERWTEEYQEYLYIQNLKMIEKIPHLSGTSPWILVDFRSPKRLLPSIQDGYNRKGLISNDGEKKKAFYIMQDWYAKKSKE; encoded by the coding sequence ATGAAAAAAATCCTAACATTTCTATTCCTAGCCTCGTTAACAATTGGACAATCACAAAATTTAATTTCCAACGTATCAAACCGAAATACTACTTCATTAAACGGTGTTTGGAATTACATTATCGATCCTTATCAAACTGGTTTTTATAGTTTTCATTTGGATCAATATGATAAACAGGAGAAACCTGCAAAAGGAGCCTTTTTCAATAATTATCATGCTGAAAACAAACAGGAATTGGTAGAATATGATTTTGATAAATCGCCTACAATTACTATTCCAGGCGATTGGAATTCACAGGTTCCAGAATTGAAATATTATGAGGGAAATGTCTGGTTCAAAAAGTCTTTTGATTATACTTTAAAAGATAAAAAACGTCTGTTTTTATATTTGGGAGCTATCAATTACAAAGCTGATGTTTATTTGAACGGAAAAAAACTAGGAACTCACGAAGGCGGTTTTACTCCGTTTAATTACGAAGTAACTTCAATTGTCAAACCTACCGGAAATTATCTGGTCATTAAAGTGGATAATACCCGTCATAAAGAAGATGTTCCAACTGTAAATACAGATTGGTGGAACTATGGCGGTATTACGCGTGATGTGACTTTAATTGAAGAAGAAGCTTCATTTATAGAAGATTATACTATTCAGCTGAAAAAGGGCAATGCAAATGTTATTTCAGGTTTTATTAAAATCAATAACTTAGATGCCTCAAAAAATCAGGTTTCGATTTATATTCCCGAATTAAAAATCAGTTTTAAAGGAAAAGCTGATAAGCAAGGAATTTTAAATTTCGAAATCCCAGCAAAAAAAATCTCTTACTGGTCGCCAGAAAATCCAAAATTATATGATGTCAATATTGATTTTAATGGAAAAAAATTAAACGATCAGATTGGTTTTAGAACAATCGAAACCAAAGAAGATAAAATTCTACTAAATGGAAAACCAGTCTTTTTAAGAGGAATTTCGATTCACGAAGAAAATGCAAAAGGCGGGCGTGCCAATTCTCAGGAAGATGCTTTACGTTTACTTAACTGGGCAAAAGAATTAGGCTGTAATTATGTTCGTCTGGCACATTATCCACATAACGAAAACATGGTTAGAGAAGCTGATAAAATGGGATTAATGGTTTGGGAAGAAATTCCGGTTTACTGGACAGTCGAGTTTAAAAATGAAAGTACCTATAAAAATGCCCAAGATCAATTAACCGCAGCTATTACAAGAGATAAAAACAGAGCCAGCATTGTAATTTGGTCAATGGCAAATGAAACTCCAGTTTCTGACGCACGAAATACTTTTATCACGAATTTGGTAAATCATACCAAATCATTGGATGATACAAGATTAATAAGTGCTGCTTTATTAACGCATAATGGAAAGATTGACGATGAAATTGGTAAATCACTTGATATTATTGCTTTCAATCAATATTTAGGCTGGTACGGCGGTAACTTAGAAAATGCTGAAAAAACATTCTGGACTACACCATACAACAAACCTGTTTTTGTTTCTGAATTTGGCGGTGATGCCAAAGCTGGTTTTCATGGAGAGAAAAACGAACGCTGGACTGAAGAATATCAGGAATATCTATATATTCAAAATCTAAAAATGATCGAAAAAATTCCACATTTAAGCGGAACAAGTCCATGGATTTTAGTTGATTTCAGATCGCCGAAAAGATTACTTCCAAGCATTCAAGACGGCTACAATCGTAAAGGATTAATTTCGAATGATGGAGAAAAGAAAAAAGCATTTTACATTATGCAGGATTGGTATGCGAAAAAGAGTAAAGAATAA
- a CDS encoding glycoside hydrolase family 88 protein, producing MKNVNFISLILGFASLVTACKSRINPEAAKASAATEKLLETRYKMLLDYPVDSMSMPRSMNIKTNEIRKVPSKDWTSGFFAGNLWQLYRLTGDSKYKEQAEKWTPFSKRESVNSNSHDVGFKVFCSFGEALKVENKKEYEAVIVKGAETLCKRFDPKVGSIRSWDFNKEIWDYPVIIDNMMNLELLFEASKISGNPKYRNIAIQHANTTLKNQFRDDDSCYHVIDYDPKTGNVRKKTTLQGYNDDSVWARGQAWAVYGFTMAYRYTKDEAYKKQAEATALFFMVNKNLPEDGIPYWDLKDPSIPNSARDVSAAMVMASALYELYGYTKKENYLAFADKLMTSVQSKNYILDPKIKAPFLFDHSTGNWPKHDEIDEPIIYADYYFLEALLRKSNIGAK from the coding sequence ATGAAGAATGTCAATTTCATTTCTCTAATTCTTGGGTTTGCATCGTTGGTAACAGCGTGCAAATCCAGAATTAATCCTGAAGCAGCAAAGGCATCTGCTGCAACCGAAAAATTACTGGAAACGCGTTATAAAATGCTGCTCGATTATCCAGTTGATTCAATGTCAATGCCAAGAAGTATGAATATCAAAACCAACGAGATTCGTAAAGTTCCTTCCAAAGACTGGACAAGTGGCTTTTTTGCCGGAAATCTTTGGCAGTTATACCGATTAACAGGCGATTCAAAATATAAAGAACAAGCCGAAAAATGGACTCCTTTCAGCAAAAGAGAAAGTGTTAATAGTAATTCGCATGACGTAGGTTTTAAAGTGTTTTGCAGTTTTGGAGAAGCGCTGAAAGTGGAAAACAAGAAAGAATACGAAGCTGTAATTGTTAAAGGCGCAGAAACATTATGCAAAAGATTTGATCCTAAAGTAGGCTCAATACGTTCTTGGGATTTCAATAAAGAAATCTGGGATTATCCGGTAATCATTGACAATATGATGAATTTGGAGTTGCTTTTTGAAGCTTCAAAAATATCTGGAAATCCAAAATACCGCAACATTGCAATTCAGCATGCCAATACCACTTTAAAAAACCAATTCAGAGACGACGACAGCTGTTATCATGTTATTGATTATGATCCAAAAACGGGCAATGTAAGAAAGAAAACCACACTTCAGGGATATAATGATGATTCCGTTTGGGCTCGCGGTCAGGCTTGGGCTGTTTACGGTTTTACAATGGCTTATCGTTATACCAAAGATGAGGCTTATAAAAAACAAGCAGAAGCTACTGCCCTATTCTTTATGGTAAATAAAAACCTGCCAGAAGACGGAATTCCGTATTGGGATTTGAAAGATCCAAGCATTCCAAATTCGGCACGTGATGTATCTGCAGCGATGGTTATGGCATCTGCATTATACGAATTGTATGGCTACACTAAAAAAGAAAATTATCTGGCTTTCGCCGATAAACTGATGACGTCTGTACAAAGCAAAAATTACATTTTAGACCCTAAAATTAAAGCTCCTTTTCTTTTTGATCACAGCACAGGCAACTGGCCAAAACATGATGAAATTGATGAACCAATAATCTATGCCGATTACTATTTTCTTGAAGCTTTATTAAGAAAAAGTAACATAGGTGCAAAGTAA
- a CDS encoding alpha/beta hydrolase: protein MIVSKQVQNVLDFIQKIEIEENLNPWEANRAFYTNFIPLAGKKEAVFQITEQTLSDNNNSINLRIYRPNDDEKQPVIIYFHGGWFNAGSLETHDTPLRQLANATQSTIIAVDYRLAPEHPFPAGLNDCEFVVKWLIENALSINIDPEKIIIAGDSAGGALASSITRKFRSKIAVQLLIYPVTSNDLKTASWIEFQNGPLLDLKSGIQAWDWYLPDNYKNDSDAIPLLANDLSGLPPTFIAVAEYDPLRDEAIQYAEKIKKAEGSVKLNLYKGTTHGFFQMGGFIADSKILMQDMVDFLNNTVITK from the coding sequence ATGATAGTATCAAAACAAGTACAAAATGTATTAGACTTTATTCAAAAAATTGAAATAGAAGAGAATCTAAACCCGTGGGAAGCAAATAGGGCTTTTTACACAAATTTTATACCTCTGGCAGGGAAAAAAGAAGCCGTTTTTCAAATTACAGAACAGACATTATCTGATAATAATAATTCAATTAACTTACGAATTTATCGTCCGAATGATGATGAGAAACAACCTGTCATTATTTATTTTCATGGTGGCTGGTTTAATGCTGGGAGCCTCGAAACACACGATACACCTTTAAGACAGCTGGCTAATGCAACACAATCAACTATAATTGCGGTAGATTATCGGCTTGCACCAGAACATCCATTTCCAGCAGGGTTAAATGATTGCGAGTTTGTTGTAAAATGGCTGATTGAAAATGCCTTATCAATTAATATTGATCCAGAAAAAATAATCATTGCAGGTGACAGTGCGGGTGGCGCTTTGGCTTCATCAATTACAAGAAAATTCAGAAGTAAAATTGCGGTACAATTGCTTATCTATCCTGTAACAAGCAATGATTTAAAAACAGCTTCTTGGATTGAATTTCAAAACGGGCCGTTGTTGGATTTAAAAAGCGGTATTCAAGCATGGGATTGGTATTTACCCGATAATTATAAAAACGATTCAGATGCTATTCCTTTACTAGCAAATGATTTATCAGGACTGCCTCCCACATTCATCGCTGTGGCAGAATATGATCCGTTAAGAGATGAAGCGATTCAATACGCCGAAAAAATAAAAAAAGCTGAAGGAAGTGTCAAATTAAATCTATATAAGGGAACTACTCATGGTTTCTTTCAAATGGGAGGATTCATTGCTGATTCTAAAATCTTGATGCAGGATATGGTAGATTTTTTAAATAATACTGTTATAACAAAATGA